The following coding sequences lie in one Arachis stenosperma cultivar V10309 chromosome 5, arast.V10309.gnm1.PFL2, whole genome shotgun sequence genomic window:
- the LOC130981799 gene encoding LRR receptor-like serine/threonine-protein kinase GSO2: MARYEYMYTSFLCVFLLYCCYCPIMVMSQLSQNQTSTMANLSKLLGTSAPWKSGNHSNPCSWNGVTCDSTKSHVIMISLSGNSLSSSGFLPVLCQLETLQHLDVSNNSLASIPDEFITECGKLKYLKLLNFSRNLLSGSLPTFLGFDALEYLDMSFNVLGSSIDIQLDEMIRLKSLNLTHNNFNGTLPTKLGKSMVLEQLVLSNNQFQGEIPEELFSYENLTLIDLGGNTLSGAIPTHIVQLSKLQTLILSSNHLSGPIPISILNITTLVRFAANLNRFNGSLPSDISNNLISLDLSGNSLSGPIPKNILSSPKMEVVDLSNNTLSGTLLLTIISPSMIRLRLGNNLLKGDIPSDAFAKAQNLTYLELESNALTGAIPAILGSCLNLALLDLSQNHLSGTLPPELGNLRNLQVLKLQMNKFNGTITTPFQIGQLQKLLTLNLSQNSLTGSIPSQISSLSNLKFLNLQMNNLSGSIPPSIGISKSLLDLQLGGNQLSGAIPSMPISLQVAVNLSHNNFSGSIPSSLSSLDNLEILDLSYNKFSGGVPGDLAGMSSLTELLLTNNNQLSGVLPKFTHFVQVEYNGTSLVLAPTSDNPTPSYYPGSRKKGSSVVVAILVAIAAAVFLVGLVTLLLVLVSRHYSKVNDENIHSGEDHRLPQVVQSHLLTLNGLHRSNIDFSKAMEAVAETSNVTLKTRFSTYYKAIMPSGSIYFVKKMNSTERALPASSHVRIGKEMEALAKLNNSNVMTPLAYVLSSDAAYTLYEFVSNGSLFDVLHHGSMGNSLDWASRYSIAVGVAQGLSFLHGITSSPLLLLDLSSKSIMLKSLKEPLVADIEHYKVIDPSKSTGNFSALAGSVGYVPPEYAYTMTVTVAGNVYSFGVILLELLTGKPAVTEGTELVKWVLHNSMNKDYILDSNVSKTSQAVRNQMLAILQIALVCVSTSPETRPKMKSVLRMLLNAR, translated from the exons ATGGCCAGGTATGAGTACATGTACACCTCTttcctttgtgtttttcttctcTATTGCTGCTACTGCCCCATCATGGTGATGTCTCAGCTATCTCAAAACCAAACTAGCACCATGGCCAATCTCTCCAAGCTACTTGGTACCTCTGCTCCATGGAAGAGTGGCAATCATTCAAATCCATGTTCATGGAATGGAGTCACTTGTGACTCTACCAAATCCCATGTCATCATGATTTCTCTATCTGGGAACTCTCTCTCTTCCAGTGGCTTCCTTCCTGTTCTTTGCCAACTTGAAACCCTGCAGCATCTTGATGTATCCAACAACAGTCTCGCCTCAATCCCTGATGAGTTCATTACTGAATGCGGAAAGTTGAAGTACTTAAAGCTGCTGAATTTCAGTAGAAACCTCTTATCAGGTTCTTTACCTACTTTCCTTGGTTTTGATGCACTTGAATACCTGGACATGTCTTTCAATGTATTGGGAAGTAGTATTGATATTCAGTTAGATGAAATGATTAGGCTCAAGAGTTTGAACCTTACTCACAACAACTTCAATGGTACTCTTCCCACCAAATTGGGCAAGTCCATGGTTCTGGAGCAACTTGTGCTCTCTAACAACCAATTTCAAGGAGAAATCCCTGAAGAACTGTTTAGTTATGAAAACTTGACTTTGATTGATCTCGGGGGAAATACCCTTTCAGGTGCAATTCCTACCCATATTGTACAGCTATCTAAGTTGCAAACTTTGATTCTTTCCTCTAATCACCTCAGTGGTCCAATTCCAATCTCAATCCTGAACATCACAACCCTTGTAAGATTTGCTGCAAACCTGAACCGTTTCAATGGTTCTTTACCTTCTGACATTTCAAATAATCTTATCAGTTTGGATCTTAGTGGCAATAGTTTGTCTGGTCCCATTCCAAAAAACATTTTATCTTCACCAAAAATGGAGGTTGTGGATTTGTCCAATAATACTTTGAGTGGAACATTGTTACTCACAATTATTTCTCCTAGCATGATCAGGTTGAGATTAGGGAACAATTTGCTGAAGGGAGACATTCCTTCAGATGCTTTTGCAAAAGCTCAGAATTTGACATACTTGGAGCTGGAAAGTAATGCACTGACAGGAGCAATTCCAGCTATATTGGGTTCTTGCCTCAACCTGGCATTGCTGGATTTATCTCAGAATCATTTGAGTGGGACATTGCCACCAGAGCTTGGAAATCTTCGCAATCTTCAAGTCTTAAAACTTCAAATGAACAAGTTTAATGGCACAATCACAACTCCATTTCAAATTGGCCAACTACAAAAGTTGTTAACACTGAATTTGAGCCAGAACTCTTTGACCGGATCGATTCCATCCCAGATATCAAGCTTGAGCAACCTTAAGTTCCTGAACTTGCAAATGAACAACCTGAGTGGTTCCATACCTCCATCCATTGGCATCTCAAAAAGCCTTCTGGATCTTCAACTAGGTGGAAACCAACTAAGTGGTGCTATCCCAAGTATGCCAATATCTCTACAGGTTGCCGTGAATCTTAGTCACAACAACTTTAGTGGATCCATTCCCAGCAGTTTGAGTAGTTTGGATAACCTGGAAATATTGGATCTCTCGTATAACAAATTTTCTGGTGGAGTTCCTGGTGATCTAGCCGGAATGTCATCTTTGACAGAGTTGTTACTTACTAACAACAATCAGCTTTCTGGTGTTCTTCCAAAATTTACCCATTTTGTTCAGGTTGAATACAATGGAACCAGTTTAGTACTGGCTCCTACATCTGACAACCCAACACCAAGCTATTACCCGGGATCTAGAAAGAAGGGATCATCTGTTGTTGTGGCAATCCTTGTTGCAATTGCAGCAGCCGTGTTTCTTGTTGGCCTTGTCACTCTGCTGCTTGTACTTGTGTCACGACACTATTCGAAGGTTAACGATGAGAATATACATTCAGGCGAAGATCATCGCCTTCCTCAGGTTGTCCAAAGTCATTTGTTAACTCTTAATGGTCTCCACAGATCAAACATTGACTTCTCCAAGGCCATGGAAGCTGTTGCTGAAACATCCAATGTTACTTTGAAGACCAGGTTTTCAACTTATTACAAGGCCATCATGCCATCTGGATCAATCTATTTTGTCAAGAAGATGAATTCAACTGAAAGGGCATTGCCAGCGAGCAGCCATGTTAGAATTGGGAAAGAGATGGAGGCCTTGGCGAAATTGAACAATTCAAATGTCATGACTCCTTTAGCCTATGTTTTGTCCAGTGATGCAGCTTACACATTATATGAGTTTGTCTCAAATGGTTCCCTCTTTGATGTTCTTCATCATGGAAGCATGGGAAACTCTTTGGATTGGGCTAGCAGATATAGTATAGCAGTTGGTGTGGCTCAAGGTCTCTCTTTTCTTCATGGCATCACCTCAAGTCCATTACTACTTCTTGATCTGTCAAGTAAAAGTATtatgctcaagtccctcaaggAGCCTCTGGTTGCAGATATTGAACACTACAAGGTCATTGATCCTTCCAAAAGTACAGGAAATTTTTCTGCTCTTGCTGGTTCTGTTGGCTATGTTCCTCCAG AGTATGCATACACGATGACAGTAACAGTGGCTGGGAATGTATATAGCTTTGGGGTCATCCTGCTTGAACTGCTGACTGGAAAGCCTGCAGTGACAGAGGGAACCGAATTGGTGAAGTGGGTTTTGCATAATTCGATGAACAAAGATTACATTCTTGATTCCAATGTTAGCAAAACATCTCAAGCGGTGAGAAACCAGATGCTAGCAATTCTGCAGATTGCTCTTGTTTGTGTTAGTACATCCCCAGAAACAAGACCAAAGATGAAGAGTGTGCTAAGAATGCTTCTTAATGCTAGATAG
- the LOC130982573 gene encoding mediator of RNA polymerase II transcription subunit 21-like: MDIISQLQEQVNLIAHLAFNTIGTLQRDAPPNRLSPHYPEPPPHPTEDGSNFSEQPKLMSAGLVKAAKQFDALVAALPISEGGEEAQIKRIADLQAENDAIGQELQKQLEAAEKELNQVQDLFKRASDNCLNLKKPE, encoded by the exons ATGGATATAATTTCCCAATTACAAGAACAAGTTAATTTAATTGCACATCTTGCCTTCAATACCATTGGGACCTTGCAAAGGGATGCTCCTCCTAATCGGCTCTCCCCACATTACCCTGAACCACCTCCACATCCTACGGAGGATGGCTCAAACTTTTCTGAACAGCCCAAGCTGATGAGTGCTGGTTTGGTGAAGGCTGCTAAACAG TTTGATGCATTGGTTGCGGCACTTCCAATATCCGAGGGAGGTGAAGAAGCACAGATTAAAAGGATTGCTGACCTACAG GCTGAGAATGATGCTATAGGCCAAGAACTACAGAAGCAACTCGAAGCTGCAG AGAAGGAATTAAATCAAGTTCAGGATTTGTTTAAACGAGCGTCAGataactgtttgaatttgaagaaaccTGAATGA
- the LOC130982733 gene encoding uncharacterized protein LOC130982733 has translation MALPELRRWSFYTLKHYKDQYNCDPQSDLSLRCIVGDEVDGVPGIQHVVPSFGRKTAVKLVKKHASLENLLSAAAIRTVGKPYAQDALTKYADYLGRNYQVLALKRRIDMPKI, from the exons ATGGCATTGCCAGAGTTAAGAAGGTGGTCCTTCTACACTCTGAAGCACTATAAAGATCAGTATAATTGTGACCCCCAATCTGATCTGAGTCTTA GATGTATTGTAGGTGATGAAGTAGATGGTGTTCCTGGTATCCAACACGTGGTCCCTAGTTTTGGTCGAAAGACTGCTGTGAAACTTGTTAAGAAGCATGCATCATTGGAAAATTTATTAAGTGCAGCTGCAATAAGGACTGTGGGCAAACCATATGCACAAGATGCCCTCACAAAGTATGCCGATTACTTAGGCCGAAACTATCAAGTTCTTGCCTTGAAAAG AAGAATTGACATGCCAAAAATTTAA
- the LOC130982503 gene encoding protein SENSITIVE TO PROTON RHIZOTOXICITY 1-like, with the protein MDRKESLCTNTWTEPSSLTNCGNGLQTNLSSDPSISDYGKRVEAPFKDFNQPSQMQSLLSKNVIKIADQENCPPSDSSQTSILQNWDASVMLNNLSFLEKKVHQLQELVCLIVSKNGQTFGQPNELLTQEQQLITADLTSIIVQLISSAGSLLPSARHTLTSTSPLVQQLCQLQGIMVPFASGSGQSSVQLQNNGADKLSESSLKNGLPNNCDLEQKYNVEEHELKDEEDADDGENLLPGSYEILQLEKEEILAPHTHFCTICGKGFKRDANLRMHMRGHGDEYKTAAALAKPQKESESQPKLIKRYSCPYAGCKRNKDHKKFQPLKTILCVKNHYKRTHCDKNYTCSRCHIKKFSVMADLKTHEKHCGKDKWLCSCGTTFSRKDKLFGHIALFQGHTPAIPMEDNKRTTGLPDQDNSKAEVMSFSSGLNPSTENGVQNVMDVKGNIDDPITCFSPLNFEANFGGFNEFTQPQFDDGSEGSFSFLIPGSFKSGEVSSSDNVV; encoded by the coding sequence ATGGATAGGAAAGAAAGCCTTTGTACTAACACCTGGACAGAGCCGTCTTCCTTAACTAATTGTGGAAATGGATTGCAGACAAACTTGTCCTCTGATCCTTCAATTTCAGATTATGGGAAAAGGGTAGAAGCACCTTTCAAAGATTTTAACCAACCCTCTCAAATGCAGTCTCTACTTTCCAAGAATGTCATTAAGATTGCTGATCAAGAAAACTGTCCACCAAGTGACTCATCTCAAACCAGTATACTCCAAAATTGGGATGCCAGTGTGATGTTAAATAATCTTTCCTTCTTGGAAAAAAAGGTTCATCAACTTCAGGAGTTAGTGTGCTTGATTGTTAGTAAAAATGGCCAAACTTTCGGACAGCCTAATGAACTGTTAACTCAGGAACAACAGCTCATTACTGCTGATCTTACATCAATTATTGTTCAGTTGATCTCTTCTGCAGGTAGTCTTCTCCCTTCTGCCAGACATACCCTTACAAGTACCAGTCCATTGGTTCAACAGCTTTGCCAGCTTCAGGGGATTATGGTTCCTTTTGCGTCCGGCTCAGGCCAAAGTAGTGTTcaactacaaaataatggggcAGATAAATTATCTGAGAGCTCACTGAAGAATGGTCTACCAAATAATTGTGATCTGGAGCAAAAGTACAATGTGGAAGAACATGAATTGAAGGATGAGGAAGATGCTGATGATGGAGAAAACCTCCTGCCTGGTTCCTATGAgattttacaattagaaaaagaagaaatccTTGCCCCACATACACATTTCTGCACAATTTGTGGAAAGGGATTCAAGAGAGATGCAAATCTCCGAATGCACATGCGAGGCCATGGTGATGAGTACAAAACTGCAGCTGCTCTTGCAAAACCTCAGAAAGAATCTGAGTCACAACCTAAGCTTATCAAGAGGTATTCTTGCCCCTATGCTGGCTGCAAGCGTAACAAGGATCACAAAAAATTTCAACCTCTGAAGACAATATTGTGTGTCAAAAATCATTACAAAAGAACACACTGTGACAAGAATTACACTTGCAGCAGATGCCACATAAAGAAGTTTTCAGTGATGGCGGATCTTAAAACTCATGAAAAGCACTGTGGCAAGGATAAATGGCTGTGTTCATGTGGCACAACATTTTCAAGGAAGGACAAGCTTTTTGGACATATTGCTCTTTTCCAAGGCCATACACCAGCCATTCCCATGGAAGACAATAAAAGAACAACAGGCCTTCCAGACCAAGATAATAGCAAAGCAGAAGTTATGAGCTTCAGTTCTGGATTAAATCCTTCAACTGAAAATGGAGTTCAAAATGTCATGGATGTAAAAGGAAACATTGATGATCCTATTACTTGTTTCTCTCCATTGAACTTTGAAGCTAACTTTGGTGGCTTTAATGAATTCACTCAACCTCAATTTGATGATGGCTCGGAAggttctttctcttttctcatCCCTGGATCTTTCAAATCTGGAGAAGTATCAAGCTCTGATAATGTGGTTTGA
- the LOC130982069 gene encoding GRAS family protein RAM1-like, with protein sequence MEDYSEEDYEFLNLSLSVTTPSSRETKITKKKKKNYEAKILRLLQVRENMLRQDHHNHHHHLQRRKAGTNNNNNLIHLLLTTATAIDEDSNNIASSLDNLTDLYQAVSLTGDSVERVVAYFADGLAARLLTKKSPFYDMLMEEPTCEEEFLAFTDLYRVSPYYQFAHFTANQAILEAFEEEEDRNNRSIHVIDFDVSYGFQWPSLIQSLSEKASSGNRISLRITGFGTTLKELQETESRLVSFSKGFGNLVFEFQGLLRGSRITNLRKKKNESVAVNLVSYLNSASNSSLLMNFSDTLGFVRSLRPSVVVLVKQEGSRSIRTFLSRFTESLHYFAAMFDSLDDCLPLESAERLRIEKKLLGKEIKSMLNCDMEMDGVDCPKYERMEAWKARMENHGFVAMKMSSKSLMQAKLLLKMRTHYYYSPPLQFDDDAAGAGGGFRISERDQGRAISLGWQNRFLLTVSAWQLPLS encoded by the coding sequence ATGGAAGACTACTCAGAGGAAGATTATGAGTTCCTCAACCTTAGCCTTTCAGTTACTACTCCTTCTTCTAGGGAAACCAAAATCacgaagaaaaaaaagaagaactATGAAGCCAAGATCTTGAGGCTCCTCCAAGTCAGGGAAAACATGCTAAGACAAGATCACCATAACCACCATCACCACCTCCAAAGAAGAAAAGCAGgcaccaacaacaacaacaatctcATCCACTTGCTCCTCACAACGGCCACCGCCATTGACGAAGACAGCAACAACATTGCTTCATCTCTTGACAATCTCACAGATCTGTACCAAGCAGTTTCCCTAACAGGTGATTCAGTTGAGCGTGTTGTGGCGTATTTCGCCGATGGCCTCGCCGCGAGGCTCCTCACAAAGAAATCTCCATTCTATGACATGCTCATGGAGGAGCCAACATGTGAAGAAGAGTTTCTTGCATTCACAGATCTCTATAGAGTCTCACCTTACTACCAATTCGCTCATTTCACTGCAAACCAAGCAATCTTAGAAGcctttgaagaagaagaagacaggaACAACCGTTCAATCCATGTCATTGACTTTGACGTCTCCTACGGATTCCAATGGCCTTCTCTAATCCAATCACTCTCAGAGAAAGCTTCAAGCGGAAACCGCATCTCTCTAAGGATCACCGGATTCGGCACCACTCTGAAGGAGCTTCAAGAAACGGAATCCAGATTGGTGAGCTTCTCCAAAGGCTTCGGTAACCTTGTGTTTGAGTTTCAAGGGTTGTTGAGAGGGTCGAGGATCACGaatctgaggaagaagaagaacgagagTGTTGCAGTGAACCTTGTTTCATACCTCAACAGTGCGAGTAACAGCAGTTTGTTGATGAATTTCTCTGACACATTGGGATTCGTTCGGTCTCTCAGGCCTTCGGTTGTGGTGTTGGTGAAGCAAGAAGGTAGCAGAAGCATTAGAACGTTCTTGTCTCGGTTCACAGAGTCATTGCATTACTTTGCCGCCATGTTTGATTCCCTTGATGATTGTCTTCCGCTCGAGAGCGCAGAGAGGTTGAGGATTGAGAAGAAGCTTCTCGGAAAAGAGATCAAGAGCATGCTGAACTGTGACATGGAGATGGACGGCGTGGATTGTCCCAAGTATGAGAGGATGGAAGCGTGGAAAGCCAGAATGGAGAATCATGGttttgttgccatgaagatgaGCTCCAAATCTCTCATGCAAGCTAAGCTTCTTCTCAAGATGAGGACTCATTATTACTATTCTCCACCACTTCAATTTGATGATGATGCCGCCGGCGCCGGCGGTGGTTTCAGGATTTCTGAAAGGGACCAGGGTAGAGCCATTTCTTTGGGGTGGCAGAATAGGTTTCTTCTCACTGTGTCCGCATGGCAATTACCACTTTCATAA